From Canis aureus isolate CA01 chromosome 7, VMU_Caureus_v.1.0, whole genome shotgun sequence, a single genomic window includes:
- the PSMB9 gene encoding proteasome subunit beta type-9 isoform X1, which yields MLRAGEVHTGTTIMAVEFDGGVVVGSDSRVSAGEAVVNRAFNKLSPLHQHIYCALSGSAADAQAMADMAAYQLELHGLELEEPPLVLAAANVVRNISYKYREDLSAHLMIAGWDRRDGGQVYGTMGGMLTRQPFAIGGSGSTYIYGYVDAAYKPGMSPEECRSFTTNAIALAMNRDGSSGGVIHLVTITAAGVDYQVILGNELPKFYDE from the exons ATGCTGCGGGCGGGAGAAGTCCACACTGGG ACAACCATCATGGCGGTAGAGTTTGATGGAGGTGTTGTGGTGGGTTCTGATTCCCGGGTGTCTGCAGG AGAAGCAGTGGTAAACCGAGCATTTAACAAGCTGTCCCCACTACACCAACACATCTACTGTGCTCTCTCTGGCTCCGCTGCTGATGCCCAGGCCATGGCTGACATGGCTGCCTACCAACTGGAGCTCCATGG GTTGGAACTGGAAGAACCTCCCCTTGTTCTGGCTGCGGCCAACGTGGTGAGGAACATCAGTTATAAGTACCGGGAGGACCTGTCTGCACATCTCATGATAGCTGGCTGGGACCGACGAGACGGGGGCCAG GTGTATGGAACCATGGGAGGAATGCTGACTCGACAACCCTTCGCCATTGGTGGCTCTGGCAGTACCTATATCTACGGTTATGTGGATGCAGCCTATAAACCAGGCATGTCCCCTGAGGAGTGCAGGAGCTTCACCACAAATG CTATCGCTCTGGCCATGAACCGGGATGGCTCCAGTGGGGGTGTCATCCACCTGGTCACTATTACAGCTGCTGGTGTGGACTATCAAGTAATCTTGGGTAACGAACTGCCAAAATTCTATGATGAGTGA
- the PSMB9 gene encoding proteasome subunit beta type-9 isoform X2, with protein MAVEFDGGVVVGSDSRVSAGEAVVNRAFNKLSPLHQHIYCALSGSAADAQAMADMAAYQLELHGLELEEPPLVLAAANVVRNISYKYREDLSAHLMIAGWDRRDGGQVYGTMGGMLTRQPFAIGGSGSTYIYGYVDAAYKPGMSPEECRSFTTNAIALAMNRDGSSGGVIHLVTITAAGVDYQVILGNELPKFYDE; from the exons ATGGCGGTAGAGTTTGATGGAGGTGTTGTGGTGGGTTCTGATTCCCGGGTGTCTGCAGG AGAAGCAGTGGTAAACCGAGCATTTAACAAGCTGTCCCCACTACACCAACACATCTACTGTGCTCTCTCTGGCTCCGCTGCTGATGCCCAGGCCATGGCTGACATGGCTGCCTACCAACTGGAGCTCCATGG GTTGGAACTGGAAGAACCTCCCCTTGTTCTGGCTGCGGCCAACGTGGTGAGGAACATCAGTTATAAGTACCGGGAGGACCTGTCTGCACATCTCATGATAGCTGGCTGGGACCGACGAGACGGGGGCCAG GTGTATGGAACCATGGGAGGAATGCTGACTCGACAACCCTTCGCCATTGGTGGCTCTGGCAGTACCTATATCTACGGTTATGTGGATGCAGCCTATAAACCAGGCATGTCCCCTGAGGAGTGCAGGAGCTTCACCACAAATG CTATCGCTCTGGCCATGAACCGGGATGGCTCCAGTGGGGGTGTCATCCACCTGGTCACTATTACAGCTGCTGGTGTGGACTATCAAGTAATCTTGGGTAACGAACTGCCAAAATTCTATGATGAGTGA